A genomic window from Aestuariirhabdus litorea includes:
- the topA gene encoding type I DNA topoisomerase → MGKSLVIVESPAKAKTINKYLGRNFIVKSSVGHIRDLPTSGGARKPVDAKARAKSAAITRKLSPEAKAEHKQKKAREQLIARMGVDPEHGWTANYQVLPGKEKVVDELRRLAKDADQIYLATDLDREGEAIAWHLREAIGGDESKYRRVVFNEITKKAIQEAFEEPSTLDMNRVNAQQARRFLDRVVGYMVSPLLWAKIARGLSAGRVQSVAVKLVVEREREIRAFVPEEFWEVDADCTTQAGAALKLDVSKHQGSGFRPTSKEQTDQALAILKDAHYEVSRVEEKPTSTKPNPPFITSTLQQAASTRLGFSVKKTMMLAQRLYEAGHITYMRTDSTNLSEEAVSACRDFIASEYGAEYLPDQPVRYSSKEGAQEAHEAIRPSSVTTQASMLKEVEPDAARLYDLIWRQFVACQTNPARYLSTSVVVAAGDYELRTKGRVLLFDGYTRILPTAGKKGEDVILPKLSQGEGLSLRQLNPAQHYTKPPARFSEAALVRELEKRGIGRPSTYASIISTIQDRGYASIKQKRFYAEKMGDIVTDRLTESFTDLLDYGFTARMEEGLDEVAEGQFDWKALLDDFYRNFSERLVEAENSDQGMRSNQPTPTDIPCSDCGRPMQIRTASTGVFLGCSGYALPPKERCKNTVNLIPGEEVIALDDDEAEVKALRAKHRCTLCGTAMESYLIDESRKLHVCGNNPDCAGYEVEQGQYKIKGYEGPVLECDKCGAQMELKTGRFGKYFGCTGPECKNTRKLLRSGEAAPPKMDPIPMPELACEKVEDTYVLRDGAAGLFLAASQFPKNRETRAPLVAELLPHQAELDPKYHFLLDAPRQDPDGNPAIIRYSRKTKEQYVMSEVKGRASGWRATFKGGVWVEEGAPRKSKS, encoded by the coding sequence ATGGGTAAATCATTAGTTATCGTCGAGTCTCCCGCGAAAGCCAAAACCATCAATAAATACCTTGGTCGGAATTTTATTGTGAAGTCCAGCGTGGGCCATATTCGAGATCTCCCCACCAGTGGTGGCGCGCGCAAACCGGTGGATGCCAAGGCGCGTGCCAAGTCGGCCGCGATAACACGTAAACTCAGCCCGGAGGCAAAGGCTGAGCACAAGCAGAAAAAGGCGCGTGAGCAGCTGATTGCCCGAATGGGGGTGGATCCTGAGCATGGCTGGACCGCCAACTACCAGGTCCTGCCCGGCAAGGAGAAGGTTGTCGACGAGCTGCGTCGACTGGCCAAAGATGCTGACCAGATCTATCTCGCGACCGATTTGGATCGCGAGGGGGAGGCGATTGCCTGGCACCTGCGTGAAGCGATTGGTGGGGATGAAAGCAAGTATCGCCGCGTTGTCTTCAACGAAATTACCAAAAAGGCCATACAGGAGGCCTTCGAAGAGCCCTCCACGCTCGACATGAATCGCGTCAATGCCCAGCAGGCTCGCCGCTTTCTGGACCGGGTAGTGGGTTATATGGTTTCTCCACTGCTGTGGGCAAAAATTGCCCGTGGCTTGTCAGCAGGGCGAGTGCAGTCGGTAGCCGTCAAACTGGTGGTTGAACGTGAGCGTGAAATTCGTGCTTTTGTACCGGAGGAGTTTTGGGAGGTAGATGCTGACTGTACCACTCAGGCTGGCGCAGCGCTCAAGCTTGACGTTAGCAAGCACCAGGGTTCAGGGTTCAGGCCGACCAGTAAAGAGCAAACCGATCAGGCGCTGGCAATCCTCAAAGATGCCCACTACGAGGTTTCACGGGTGGAAGAAAAGCCCACCTCAACCAAACCCAATCCGCCCTTCATTACCTCCACTTTGCAGCAGGCGGCCAGTACGCGCCTGGGCTTTAGCGTGAAAAAAACCATGATGCTGGCCCAGCGTCTCTATGAGGCGGGTCACATCACCTATATGCGTACCGACTCGACCAACCTCAGTGAAGAGGCTGTGTCGGCCTGTCGTGACTTTATAGCGAGTGAATATGGGGCCGAGTACTTACCTGATCAACCGGTGCGCTATAGCAGCAAAGAGGGGGCACAGGAGGCGCATGAGGCGATCCGTCCCTCATCCGTCACCACGCAAGCCTCTATGCTAAAGGAGGTGGAGCCCGATGCGGCACGGCTTTACGATCTGATCTGGCGACAGTTCGTCGCCTGCCAGACCAACCCTGCGCGATACCTGAGTACCAGTGTTGTCGTGGCAGCCGGTGACTACGAGTTGCGGACCAAGGGGCGCGTGCTCCTGTTTGATGGCTACACCCGTATTCTGCCTACGGCCGGTAAAAAGGGGGAGGATGTGATCCTTCCAAAGCTTAGCCAGGGAGAGGGCCTTAGCCTTCGGCAGCTCAATCCCGCACAACACTATACCAAACCACCGGCCCGCTTCAGCGAGGCCGCATTGGTTCGCGAATTGGAAAAACGGGGGATCGGACGCCCCTCCACCTATGCCTCCATTATTTCCACTATTCAGGATCGGGGTTATGCCTCCATCAAGCAGAAGCGCTTTTACGCTGAAAAGATGGGAGACATTGTTACTGACCGCCTTACCGAATCCTTCACGGACCTGCTCGACTATGGCTTTACCGCGCGCATGGAGGAGGGCCTTGATGAGGTAGCTGAAGGGCAGTTTGACTGGAAAGCCCTACTTGACGATTTTTATCGGAATTTCAGTGAACGCCTGGTCGAAGCAGAGAATAGCGACCAGGGAATGCGCTCAAACCAGCCCACGCCGACCGATATTCCCTGCAGTGACTGCGGCCGTCCCATGCAGATCAGGACCGCGAGCACGGGGGTCTTTTTGGGCTGTTCGGGATACGCATTGCCTCCCAAGGAGCGCTGCAAAAATACGGTTAACCTGATCCCCGGAGAAGAGGTCATCGCCCTTGACGACGACGAGGCTGAGGTTAAAGCGTTGCGTGCAAAGCACCGCTGTACCCTGTGCGGTACCGCAATGGAAAGCTACCTGATTGATGAGAGCCGGAAGCTTCACGTCTGTGGAAATAACCCTGACTGTGCGGGTTATGAGGTCGAGCAGGGGCAGTACAAGATAAAGGGATACGAAGGGCCAGTCCTTGAGTGCGATAAGTGCGGCGCCCAAATGGAATTGAAGACCGGGCGTTTCGGCAAGTATTTTGGCTGCACCGGACCGGAGTGCAAGAACACCCGCAAGCTATTGCGCAGCGGTGAAGCGGCTCCGCCCAAAATGGACCCGATACCCATGCCTGAGCTGGCCTGCGAAAAGGTCGAGGATACCTATGTATTGCGTGATGGGGCCGCGGGCCTGTTTCTGGCAGCCAGCCAGTTCCCTAAAAACCGGGAAACTCGCGCCCCCCTGGTGGCTGAGCTGCTCCCGCACCAGGCTGAACTTGATCCGAAATACCATTTCCTGCTCGATGCTCCGCGGCAAGACCCCGATGGCAACCCGGCCATTATCCGTTACAGCCGAAAAACCAAGGAGCAATATGTCATGAGCGAGGTCAAGGGCAGGGCATCCGGCTGGCGTGCGACCTTTAAAGGCGGGGTGTGGGTCGAAGAGGGCGCTCCGCGGAAAAGTAAATCGTGA
- a CDS encoding DUF6586 family protein yields MSDSTKVTNRSLHQVWLMLEQWSSLDLKSGSPLGNAFAEALLCLLNRAFNALCAELAAGCGYRGECAQLEQVCAELAAQGQTSPELMELLSLAQAPRGWLSQMLHARVRYEDTASGALTIAVGGGLDAEQCRDWHRHLSQLAARLRESSAHW; encoded by the coding sequence GTGAGTGATTCCACCAAGGTGACCAACCGCTCGCTGCATCAGGTGTGGCTGATGCTGGAGCAGTGGTCATCGCTTGATTTGAAGTCGGGGTCCCCGCTCGGTAATGCCTTTGCTGAAGCGCTTTTGTGTCTGCTAAACAGGGCCTTTAACGCCCTCTGCGCAGAACTGGCAGCGGGCTGCGGGTATCGGGGGGAGTGCGCACAACTTGAACAGGTATGCGCTGAGCTGGCCGCGCAAGGTCAAACCAGTCCAGAGCTGATGGAGCTGCTGTCTCTGGCACAAGCCCCCCGGGGTTGGCTATCCCAGATGCTTCATGCCCGTGTCCGCTACGAGGATACGGCCAGTGGTGCTCTCACTATCGCGGTCGGTGGAGGTCTGGATGCGGAACAGTGCCGTGACTGGCATCGCCACCTCAGCCAGCTGGCAGCTCGCTTGAGGGAATCCTCGGCACACTGGTAG
- the lexA gene encoding transcriptional repressor LexA, with protein sequence MQKLTARQAEILAFIKSYLEDSGFPPTRAEIAKELGFKSPNAAEEHLKALARKQAIEIIPGASRGIRIPDTREQEGLPIVGQVAAGSPILAIEHIEEHCPVKPDFFSPSADYLLRVRGESMRDIGIMDGDLLAVHKTQNVRNGQIVVARVEDEVTVKRFHKTRNRVTLFPENEEFAPIEIDLSQDHFEIEGLSVGVIRR encoded by the coding sequence ATGCAAAAACTGACGGCACGACAGGCTGAGATTCTGGCATTCATCAAGTCCTACCTGGAGGATAGCGGTTTCCCCCCTACCCGAGCAGAGATCGCGAAAGAGCTGGGTTTCAAGTCACCCAATGCCGCCGAAGAGCACCTCAAAGCCCTGGCGCGCAAACAGGCCATTGAAATTATACCGGGAGCCTCCCGCGGTATTCGAATCCCGGACACCCGTGAGCAGGAGGGGTTACCTATTGTGGGCCAGGTGGCCGCCGGAAGCCCTATTCTGGCCATCGAACATATCGAGGAGCACTGCCCGGTTAAGCCCGACTTCTTCAGCCCCAGCGCGGATTACCTGCTGCGGGTGCGGGGTGAAAGCATGCGAGATATTGGCATCATGGATGGCGACCTGCTCGCCGTTCACAAAACCCAGAACGTTCGAAACGGGCAGATTGTGGTTGCCCGGGTAGAGGATGAGGTGACGGTAAAGCGGTTCCACAAAACCCGGAACCGGGTCACCCTGTTCCCGGAAAACGAAGAGTTTGCACCGATCGAGATCGACCTGTCCCAGGATCACTTCGAGATTGAGGGGTTAAGTGTTGGTGTGATCCGGCGTTAG
- a CDS encoding TetR/AcrR family transcriptional regulator, producing MAQSKTVVRILDAAEQLFAEKGFSETSLRTITGQAGVNLAAVNYHFGSKKALIQAVFARFLDPFCALLDAELERVEQQGSLDSANVEEHLKLLVDTLLRVESRSENDLSVFMRLLGLAFSQSQGHLRRYMRETYSGVFNRYMRLLTASTPNLTPAELYWRVNFMLGSLAFTMSGFSAMQAISERDYNEKPSVATILYRMVPFLASGLRH from the coding sequence ATGGCTCAATCCAAAACCGTAGTTCGAATCTTGGATGCAGCAGAGCAGCTGTTCGCAGAAAAAGGTTTTTCCGAAACATCCCTTCGAACCATAACCGGTCAGGCAGGAGTCAACCTGGCTGCAGTCAATTACCATTTCGGCTCTAAAAAGGCGCTCATTCAAGCGGTCTTCGCCCGTTTTCTGGACCCCTTCTGTGCTTTGCTGGATGCCGAGCTTGAGCGGGTTGAGCAGCAGGGCAGCCTGGATTCCGCTAATGTTGAGGAGCACCTGAAGCTACTGGTCGATACCCTGCTGCGGGTAGAGTCTCGTTCCGAAAACGATCTGTCCGTCTTTATGCGGCTACTGGGCTTGGCTTTCTCCCAGTCACAAGGGCATCTGCGCCGTTATATGCGTGAAACCTATTCGGGCGTGTTCAATCGCTACATGAGGCTGCTAACCGCCTCCACCCCGAACCTTACCCCTGCCGAGCTCTACTGGCGCGTTAACTTTATGCTGGGAAGCCTTGCGTTTACCATGTCTGGCTTCAGTGCCATGCAGGCGATCTCCGAGCGTGACTATAATGAGAAACCCTCGGTGGCTACCATTCTTTATCGAATGGTTCCCTTTCTCGCATCAGGGCTTCGACACTAG
- a CDS encoding L,D-transpeptidase: protein MTVYISIAQQQLRHERNGYPPFVAAISTASKGAGQCKGSEQTPLGVHRIRALIGEGAPENAVFVGRRPTGEIYTPALALRYPRRDWILTRILWLCGEEPGFNRLGSVDSMARYIYIHGTPDTEPMGIPASHGCIRMHNPDLLTLFGRVHTGEKVIISDR from the coding sequence TTGACCGTATATATCTCGATTGCACAACAGCAACTTCGCCATGAGCGAAATGGCTACCCACCCTTTGTCGCTGCGATATCCACCGCAAGCAAAGGAGCAGGCCAATGCAAAGGGAGCGAGCAGACCCCACTTGGGGTGCATCGTATACGCGCACTGATTGGGGAGGGGGCACCAGAAAACGCAGTGTTTGTGGGCCGCCGACCTACGGGCGAAATCTACACGCCGGCGCTGGCCCTAAGGTATCCCCGGCGAGACTGGATACTGACCCGCATTCTCTGGCTTTGTGGCGAAGAGCCCGGCTTTAATCGACTCGGATCGGTAGATTCCATGGCACGTTATATCTATATTCACGGCACACCGGACACCGAGCCCATGGGCATCCCCGCATCCCACGGCTGTATTCGCATGCATAACCCGGATCTACTGACCCTCTTTGGGCGTGTGCATACCGGGGAAAAAGTAATTATTTCAGACCGCTGA
- the nagZ gene encoding beta-N-acetylhexosaminidase — translation MLDLAGCELSPQERALLAHPQCGGVILFTRNFASREQLTQLTGQIRQANPALLIAVDHEGGRVQRFREGFTRLPPMASFEALYNVAPEETLDLLKDTGWLLATELLACGVDFSFTPVLDLDFKRSDVIGDRAFSADPVRVAVLAGALIEGMHEAGMPATGKHFPGHGWVTADSHIAIPTDTRALDSIRRQDLVPFAQLARQGLDAVMPAHVIYEQVDPLPAGFSPYWLQQVLRGELGFEGVIFSDDLSMEGASVAGGFSERAQSALSAGCDMVLVCNNPEGAREVLGYLEQADLTLSPRLSRLKGRIGPLQDRSRQQRTAQRLAELEECAHE, via the coding sequence ATGCTGGACCTTGCTGGCTGCGAACTCAGCCCGCAGGAGCGAGCCTTGTTGGCCCATCCACAGTGTGGAGGGGTCATTCTCTTCACGCGCAATTTCGCGAGCCGAGAGCAGTTAACCCAACTGACCGGCCAGATCCGACAAGCTAATCCTGCGTTGCTGATCGCCGTCGACCACGAAGGTGGCCGGGTACAGCGCTTTCGCGAGGGTTTTACCCGGCTTCCGCCCATGGCGAGCTTTGAAGCGCTTTATAACGTGGCTCCCGAGGAGACCCTCGACCTGCTTAAAGACACCGGGTGGCTACTGGCGACTGAGCTGCTTGCTTGCGGCGTGGATTTCAGCTTTACGCCGGTTCTGGATCTGGATTTCAAGCGCAGCGATGTGATTGGCGATCGCGCCTTTTCCGCAGATCCGGTGCGGGTGGCGGTGCTGGCCGGAGCACTCATTGAGGGGATGCACGAAGCGGGGATGCCCGCCACAGGCAAGCATTTCCCGGGGCATGGTTGGGTCACGGCCGACTCCCATATCGCCATACCGACCGATACGAGAGCGCTCGACAGTATTCGCCGCCAGGACCTTGTCCCCTTCGCCCAGCTTGCCCGCCAGGGTCTGGACGCGGTGATGCCGGCCCATGTCATCTATGAACAAGTGGATCCATTGCCGGCCGGTTTTTCCCCCTATTGGCTGCAGCAGGTACTGAGGGGTGAGCTTGGCTTTGAGGGGGTGATCTTCAGTGACGACCTTTCCATGGAGGGGGCCAGTGTTGCCGGTGGCTTCAGTGAGCGCGCCCAGTCGGCCCTCAGTGCCGGCTGCGATATGGTATTGGTCTGCAATAATCCCGAGGGGGCCCGGGAAGTGCTTGGCTACCTCGAACAAGCAGACCTGACCTTGAGCCCGCGCCTGTCACGGCTAAAGGGGCGCATTGGCCCCCTTCAGGACCGGTCTCGCCAGCAGCGCACCGCCCAGCGCCTGGCCGAGCTGGAGGAGTGTGCCCATGAGTGA
- a CDS encoding mechanosensitive ion channel family protein, which produces MSEQLSDLHALLGQLDSWTYEVFAVVSLTLVVAYLASLLLRQLHKQAERSSNRWDDALVAAAQRPLVLLIWVVGFSWAIEIAHQSSDVHLFDAVGPVRDVMVIWLLAWFLVRLVRAGESIMGGEVEASKTSLDETTLQAISKLLRASIIITASLVALQTLGYSVSGVLAFGGIGGIAVGFAAKDLLANFFGGLTVYLDRPFKVGDWIRSPDKEIEGTVEVIGWRQTRIRTFDKRPLYVPNSTFSNIAVENPSRMSHRRIYETIGLRYDDAKQVEPIVGAVKSYLQQHPEIDADQTLIVNFNSFGPSSLDFFVYAFTRTTNWVRFHEVKQEVLLGILAIIDQHGAEIAFPTSTLHLPAVQSFLEKQEGES; this is translated from the coding sequence ATGAGTGAGCAGCTGTCCGATCTGCACGCGCTGTTGGGGCAACTCGACTCCTGGACCTACGAAGTGTTTGCGGTAGTCTCCCTGACGTTGGTGGTGGCCTACCTTGCTTCATTACTGCTGCGCCAACTTCACAAGCAGGCTGAACGCTCAAGTAACCGCTGGGACGATGCGCTGGTCGCCGCTGCCCAGCGTCCCCTGGTACTGCTGATCTGGGTGGTGGGGTTCAGTTGGGCCATCGAGATTGCTCACCAGAGCTCTGATGTACACCTGTTCGATGCCGTTGGGCCTGTGCGCGATGTGATGGTGATCTGGCTTTTGGCCTGGTTTTTGGTACGCCTGGTGCGTGCAGGTGAATCGATCATGGGGGGGGAGGTCGAAGCGAGCAAAACCTCGCTGGATGAAACCACCCTTCAGGCTATCAGCAAGCTGCTACGGGCCTCGATTATCATCACCGCCAGCCTGGTCGCCTTACAGACCCTTGGCTACAGTGTTTCGGGGGTTCTTGCCTTTGGCGGGATCGGCGGAATCGCCGTTGGCTTTGCCGCTAAGGATCTCTTGGCCAATTTCTTTGGCGGGCTGACCGTTTATCTGGATCGCCCTTTTAAGGTTGGGGACTGGATCCGTTCACCCGATAAGGAGATTGAGGGAACCGTCGAGGTGATTGGTTGGCGTCAGACAAGAATCCGAACCTTCGATAAGCGCCCGCTTTACGTCCCCAATTCAACCTTTTCCAATATCGCCGTGGAAAACCCCTCGCGCATGAGCCATCGGCGTATCTATGAGACCATTGGTCTTCGCTACGATGATGCCAAACAGGTGGAACCTATCGTAGGCGCGGTCAAAAGCTATCTCCAGCAGCATCCGGAGATCGACGCCGACCAGACCCTGATCGTCAACTTCAATAGTTTTGGCCCATCCTCCCTTGATTTTTTTGTCTACGCCTTTACCCGCACCACCAACTGGGTACGGTTTCACGAGGTCAAGCAGGAGGTGTTGCTGGGGATCCTGGCGATCATCGATCAGCATGGGGCCGAGATAGCGTTTCCGACCAGCACGCTGCATCTTCCGGCAGTACAGTCGTTTCTTGAGAAGCAAGAGGGGGAGAGCTAA
- a CDS encoding S-methyl-5'-thioinosine phosphorylase, protein MGVAVIGGSGFYQLEGLEQREERVVTTRWGTPSAPLVKGVLNGVEVIFLARHGIPHRIPPHRVNYRANLQALKDEGADSIIAINAVGGIHPRMGPEALVLPDQIIDYTWGREHTFFADQLEEVVHVDFSYPYSERLRQQLVAAADACSVELQVGGVYGCTQGPRLESAAEVNRLERDGVDIIGMTAMPEAALARELDLEYATLALVVNWAAGRSEALITMEEIHRVINTGMINVLSLVREALARGEA, encoded by the coding sequence ATGGGAGTAGCCGTTATTGGTGGTTCCGGGTTTTACCAGCTTGAGGGGCTGGAGCAACGCGAGGAGCGGGTGGTTACCACCCGCTGGGGAACCCCCTCCGCCCCCCTGGTGAAAGGAGTGCTCAATGGCGTTGAGGTGATCTTTCTCGCGCGCCACGGCATCCCCCATCGCATCCCCCCGCACAGGGTCAATTACCGAGCCAACCTGCAGGCCCTTAAGGACGAGGGTGCTGACTCAATTATTGCGATTAATGCGGTGGGGGGGATTCACCCCCGGATGGGGCCAGAGGCCCTGGTACTCCCCGACCAGATCATTGATTACACCTGGGGGCGAGAGCATACCTTCTTTGCCGATCAGCTGGAGGAGGTGGTGCATGTGGACTTCAGTTACCCCTACAGTGAGCGCTTGAGGCAGCAACTGGTTGCCGCAGCCGACGCCTGCTCCGTCGAGCTACAGGTGGGGGGAGTCTACGGCTGCACCCAGGGGCCGCGCCTTGAGAGCGCGGCCGAAGTGAATCGGCTTGAGCGTGACGGGGTGGATATCATTGGCATGACTGCCATGCCGGAGGCGGCACTGGCAAGGGAGCTGGATCTGGAGTACGCCACCCTGGCCCTGGTGGTTAATTGGGCGGCGGGGCGCAGCGAGGCGTTGATCACGATGGAGGAGATCCATCGGGTGATCAATACCGGGATGATAAACGTACTCTCCCTGGTGCGTGAGGCCCTGGCCAGAGGCGAAGCCTGA
- a CDS encoding CsiV family protein, with the protein MMTRFTLKPALLAAALFYFSPNGVSANEAPEERWFQVEMIVFEHIDPNSDEIWSEEYQAGEENSLAAESPFEEDLYPHREQPMELSPPVAAGEEAAPLVELLLADGSPLLPPLNREEETGKKNQAPDKPLMLLPSDQFTLTTQRERLDKSEAYRVLFHQAWRQPLVESSSAPWIRIEGGDYYGASPTLAGSVSFSLKRYLHIRTRLSLTEFEPFQSLTTEIPDDYVSNAEEQILAMPDSASTSQARGYEPLRRFDLTQSRRMRSSELHYLDSPVMGVLVRLIPFEQPSIEASAPASEISTLAPPGNDLPVQ; encoded by the coding sequence ATGATGACTCGCTTTACTCTCAAGCCCGCCCTTTTGGCGGCCGCGCTGTTTTATTTCAGCCCTAACGGTGTTTCCGCCAATGAGGCGCCTGAGGAACGCTGGTTTCAGGTGGAGATGATCGTTTTTGAACACATCGACCCCAACAGCGATGAAATCTGGAGTGAAGAGTACCAAGCAGGCGAGGAGAACAGTCTCGCAGCGGAGTCCCCGTTTGAGGAGGATCTCTACCCGCACCGGGAGCAACCAATGGAGCTATCCCCCCCTGTGGCTGCCGGGGAAGAAGCTGCCCCCCTGGTCGAACTCCTGCTGGCTGATGGCAGCCCCCTGCTGCCCCCGCTCAACCGCGAGGAAGAAACTGGGAAAAAAAACCAGGCGCCGGACAAACCATTGATGCTTCTGCCTTCGGATCAATTTACCCTGACGACCCAGCGTGAAAGACTCGACAAGAGTGAGGCCTACCGGGTGCTGTTTCACCAAGCCTGGCGTCAACCCCTGGTTGAGTCCTCCAGTGCCCCCTGGATCCGTATCGAGGGTGGAGATTATTACGGCGCTAGCCCGACCCTGGCCGGTTCAGTCAGCTTTTCACTGAAACGCTACCTGCATATCCGCACACGCTTGAGCCTGACGGAGTTTGAACCCTTCCAGAGCCTCACCACCGAGATACCCGATGACTACGTCAGCAATGCGGAAGAGCAGATACTGGCCATGCCTGATTCTGCGTCGACCTCTCAAGCGCGTGGGTATGAGCCACTGCGGCGTTTCGACCTGACCCAAAGCCGCCGGATGCGTAGTTCAGAACTGCACTATCTGGACTCACCGGTGATGGGCGTGCTGGTGAGGCTTATCCCCTTTGAGCAGCCTTCTATCGAAGCGAGTGCGCCCGCCAGTGAGATAAGCACCCTGGCACCCCCCGGGAATGACCTGCCAGTACAGTAA